The Bacillus sp. F19 DNA segment TGCCATTCCACACGGCAATCCCAAACTGATCAAGCAGTCAGCAATTGCAATTGCTACTTTAAAAAAACCGATTAAATGGGGATCAGAAAAAGTAACACTCGTATTTATGCTCGCTGTAAAAAATGATGAGCATGAAGAGACAAGGCAGCTATTTGGTGAATTGTCCTATATAAGCGAACAACCTGCTTTCATTCAAACTCTCATTAAAGAAAAAGACAAAATGAACTTTTTATCTTATTTTCATGGTGGAAAATAGTAACCTATAAAGGATAAAAAACGATTTTTCCGGAAGCTGCGGTAAAAAGTTAAACTTTTCCCCTTGTTATTTCGCGGTATAGTGAGAATGTAAGCGATTGCGAGATGAATTTAGGAGGATTAGAAATGAAGATATTAGCGATTACATCCTGTCCAAACGGGATTGCTCATACTTATATGGCTGCAGAAAATCTTCAAAAAGCTGCTAAAAAGTTAGGCGTTCAAATGAAGGTTGAAACCCAGGGCTCGATCGGGGTAGAAAATGAATTTACTGAGAAGGATATTCGTGAAGCGGACGGCATTATTATCGCTGCTGACAAAACAGTCAATAAAGATCGATTTATTGGCAAAAAGGTGTTAGTTGCTGGTGTTCAAGACGGTATACGCAAGCCTGAAGAATTAATTAATAAAATAAGCGGCGACGTACCTGTGTACAAAGCATCAAAGACTGCAGAAAATAATCATAAAAAAGAAGATAAACAAAACCCATTTTACCGGCATTTAATGAATGGTGTTTCTTATATGATTCCATTCATAGTGATTGGCGGTTTATTAATAGCGATTGCGTTAACTCTGGGAGGAGAAAAGACTCCTGGAGGGCTGGTGATTCCGGATGATTCATTCTGGAAAACAATCGAAAAGCTCGGTGGAGCATCCTTTACATTCATGCTTCCAATTCTGGCAGGATTCATTGCCGTTAGTATTGCTGATAGACCTGGTTTAGCTCCTGGTATGATTGGCGGATATATTGCAGCAAATGGCAGTTTTTACGGAAGCGAAGCTGGTGCAGGCTTTATCGGCGGTATTATCGCGGGTTTCTTAGCTGGTTATGTAGCTTTAGGTATTAAAAAACTAAAAGTACCAAAAGCCATTCAGCCTATCATGCCAATTATCATCATCCCGATCGTTGCGTCACTCATTGTCGGTCTCATATTTGTTTATATACTTGGAGCACCTGTTGCACAAGTTTTCGAATCATTAACATCTTGGTTAGCAAGCATGCAAGGTACAAGCTCAATCCTATTAGCATTAATTTTAGGTGCAATGATTTCCTTTGATATGGGAGGTCCTGTAAATAAGGTTGCCTTCCTCTTCGGATCTGCAATGATAGCTGAAGGAAACTATGAAATCATGGGCCCAATCGCAGTTG contains these protein-coding regions:
- a CDS encoding PTS fructose transporter subunit IIABC codes for the protein MKILAITSCPNGIAHTYMAAENLQKAAKKLGVQMKVETQGSIGVENEFTEKDIREADGIIIAADKTVNKDRFIGKKVLVAGVQDGIRKPEELINKISGDVPVYKASKTAENNHKKEDKQNPFYRHLMNGVSYMIPFIVIGGLLIAIALTLGGEKTPGGLVIPDDSFWKTIEKLGGASFTFMLPILAGFIAVSIADRPGLAPGMIGGYIAANGSFYGSEAGAGFIGGIIAGFLAGYVALGIKKLKVPKAIQPIMPIIIIPIVASLIVGLIFVYILGAPVAQVFESLTSWLASMQGTSSILLALILGAMISFDMGGPVNKVAFLFGSAMIAEGNYEIMGPIAVAICIPPIGMGLATFLGKKKFQPAEREAGKASFTMGLFGITEGAIPFAAQDPLRVIPSIMAGSMIGSVIAMLGHVGDKVAHGGPIVAVLGAVDNVLMFFIAVIAGSFVTALLVNILKRDIQTLDIPDAEEAEETLEVPQKAANIEIKKLTDITDLELIDVNLTGLTRDDVIDEMIQKLDDAGALSSTSDFKQAILNREQESSTGIGMNIAIPHGKSMAVKKPRVVFGLKKDGVDWKSLDGTDAKLIFMIAVPKDSEGNEHLKILQMLSRKLMDESYREQLLAVKTKEEAFKLLESIE